One Gemmatimonadota bacterium DNA window includes the following coding sequences:
- a CDS encoding TatD family deoxyribonuclease codes for MPPGIRRRNWSAGRSWWWRTWSPQLSAAWNPGACCSRPKTTTAPQSSSVRTSASNPVHRLPEIRPHGTTSYNNLQPIAALLFDTHTHLTDEAFDDDRADVIQRALDAGVERMVAVGYDLESSRAAVALAENRDSVYAAAGIHPCHVHEAREEDYREIEKLLEHPSVIAVGETGIDLHYDRSTYPLQETSFRRHMEWGGSTGLPVIVHDRDAHAEVMAMLDEFPGDETTAILHCFTGDVAMAERAVSMGCFLGFGGIATFKNSTVGEVVSGLPTECILVETDAPYLAPVPHRGRRNEPSYLVNTAEAVARHRAVSVDELARTTTQNANKVFRIH; via the coding sequence TTGCCCCCGGGTATACGCCGGAGAAACTGGTCGGCCGGCAGATCGTGGTGGTGGCGAACCTGGAGCCCGCAACTATCCGCGGCGTGGAATCCAGGGGCATGCTGCTCGCGGCCGAAGACGACGACGGCGCCCCAATCCTCCTCGGTCCGGACGTCCGCGTCCAATCCGGTTCATCGGTTACCTGAAATCCGGCCACACGGAACGACGTCATACAATAACCTGCAACCAATCGCTGCCTTGCTGTTCGATACGCATACCCATCTCACGGACGAAGCATTCGACGACGACCGCGCCGACGTGATCCAACGGGCGCTGGACGCGGGCGTGGAACGCATGGTCGCCGTAGGGTACGATCTGGAGAGCAGCAGGGCCGCCGTGGCGCTCGCCGAAAACCGGGATTCCGTGTACGCCGCCGCGGGCATCCACCCCTGCCATGTCCACGAAGCGCGTGAAGAGGACTACCGGGAAATCGAGAAACTGCTGGAACATCCGTCCGTCATCGCCGTGGGTGAAACGGGCATCGACCTGCATTACGACCGGTCCACCTACCCGCTGCAGGAGACGTCGTTCAGAAGACACATGGAGTGGGGCGGAAGCACGGGACTGCCGGTTATCGTGCACGACCGGGACGCCCACGCCGAGGTCATGGCCATGCTGGACGAGTTTCCCGGCGACGAAACGACCGCGATCCTGCACTGCTTTACGGGGGACGTCGCCATGGCCGAGAGGGCTGTTTCCATGGGATGCTTCCTGGGGTTCGGCGGCATCGCGACGTTCAAGAATTCGACGGTGGGTGAGGTGGTCTCCGGGTTGCCGACGGAGTGCATCCTTGTCGAAACGGACGCACCCTATCTCGCGCCCGTACCCCACCGCGGACGCCGGAACGAACCATCATACCTCGTGAACACGGCCGAAGCGGTCGCCCGTCACCGGGCCGTTTCCGTGGATGAACTGGCGCGGACCACAACCCAGAACGCGAACAAGGTGTTTCGAATCCATTGA
- the metG gene encoding methionine--tRNA ligase, translating to MVVEEKILVTDALPYANGKLHIGHIAGVHLPGNIYVRYQRLKGRDVVHVSGSDDHGVAITLAAEKQGITPKELVDKYYPVIRGALEDFGIVYDNFSQTSRLIHHETARDYFRRLDEKGCFDVREVDQIYCPANNRFLPDRYVEGTCPHCGSDRARGDQCEACGTILDATQLIDPHSDVCKGPLEVRPANHWYFKLARMSARLQAWIDTKTHWKANVRNYCQGWFNEGLSDRPISRDLDWGVELPIEEAVGKVMYVWFENTLGYVSSTREWAVAQGDPDRWKDYWLNPDCKLVNFLGKDNIVFHAILWPAMIMEHGDFVLPSEIPANEFLNIEGQKLSTSRNWAVWLDEYLEDFPPDPMRYCLASISPETKDSDFTWKDFQARNNNELADIFGNFVNRTLTFINRYFDGVIPEPGTFSPEDREMLSSVAGAPDRVGACFESFQVRGAVRELIALGNQCNRYFNDQAPWNTRKTDRARCAATLHVCMQAVRVLAVVMSPILPFSAERLWKMAGLEGRVDAQMWDEIEIDASLSGRPIGDIEILFHKIEDDTIDAQIARLGRSDARNVDGTKSVEAEPAGAERKELVSIDAFREIDLRIADIVAAEPVPGTDRLLRLQLRIGAEERQIVSGIAPGYTPEKLVGRQIVVVANLEPATIRGVESRGMLLAAEDDDGAPILLGPDVRVQSGSSVT from the coding sequence GTGGTCGTGGAAGAGAAAATACTCGTTACAGACGCGTTGCCCTACGCGAACGGCAAGCTGCACATCGGCCATATCGCCGGCGTCCATCTGCCCGGCAACATCTATGTTCGCTACCAGCGGCTGAAGGGCCGGGACGTCGTGCACGTCAGCGGATCGGACGACCACGGCGTGGCCATCACCCTGGCGGCCGAGAAGCAGGGGATCACGCCCAAGGAACTCGTGGACAAATACTATCCCGTCATCCGGGGCGCCCTTGAAGACTTCGGCATCGTCTACGACAATTTCTCCCAGACCTCCCGCCTGATCCATCACGAAACGGCCCGGGACTATTTCCGCCGCCTGGATGAGAAGGGCTGTTTCGACGTGCGCGAGGTCGACCAGATCTACTGTCCGGCAAACAACCGATTTCTGCCCGACCGCTACGTGGAGGGCACCTGTCCCCACTGCGGCTCCGACCGGGCCCGGGGAGACCAGTGCGAGGCCTGCGGCACCATCCTGGACGCCACGCAGTTGATCGATCCCCACAGCGACGTCTGCAAAGGACCCCTCGAGGTCAGACCGGCCAACCACTGGTATTTCAAGCTCGCCCGCATGTCCGCCCGGCTGCAGGCCTGGATCGATACGAAAACGCACTGGAAGGCCAACGTGCGCAACTACTGCCAGGGCTGGTTCAACGAAGGGCTGTCCGACCGGCCCATCTCCCGGGACCTGGATTGGGGCGTGGAGCTGCCGATCGAGGAAGCGGTGGGCAAGGTCATGTACGTCTGGTTCGAGAACACGCTGGGCTACGTGTCGTCCACCCGGGAATGGGCGGTGGCGCAGGGCGACCCCGACCGGTGGAAGGACTACTGGCTGAACCCGGACTGCAAGCTCGTCAATTTCCTCGGCAAGGACAACATCGTCTTTCACGCGATCCTCTGGCCGGCCATGATCATGGAGCACGGGGATTTCGTCCTGCCTTCGGAGATCCCGGCCAACGAGTTTCTCAACATCGAGGGTCAGAAGCTGTCCACGAGCCGGAACTGGGCGGTCTGGCTGGACGAGTACCTGGAGGACTTCCCGCCCGATCCGATGCGTTACTGCCTGGCGTCGATTTCCCCCGAGACCAAGGACTCCGATTTTACGTGGAAGGACTTCCAGGCGCGCAACAACAACGAACTGGCCGATATCTTCGGAAATTTCGTGAATAGGACGCTGACCTTCATCAACCGGTATTTCGACGGCGTGATCCCGGAACCGGGGACCTTTTCGCCGGAGGACCGGGAGATGCTGTCGTCGGTGGCCGGCGCCCCGGACCGTGTGGGCGCCTGTTTCGAATCGTTCCAGGTGCGGGGTGCCGTACGGGAGCTGATCGCCCTGGGAAACCAGTGCAACCGGTACTTCAACGACCAGGCGCCCTGGAACACGCGCAAGACCGACCGGGCGCGTTGCGCCGCCACGCTCCACGTGTGCATGCAGGCGGTGAGGGTACTCGCCGTGGTCATGTCTCCCATCCTGCCGTTCAGCGCGGAGCGGCTGTGGAAGATGGCGGGCCTGGAAGGACGCGTCGATGCGCAGATGTGGGACGAAATCGAAATCGATGCGTCGCTGTCCGGCCGCCCCATCGGCGATATCGAAATCCTGTTCCACAAGATCGAGGACGATACGATCGACGCGCAGATCGCAAGGCTGGGCCGGTCCGATGCCCGGAATGTCGACGGAACGAAATCCGTGGAAGCGGAACCCGCCGGGGCGGAACGAAAGGAACTCGTATCGATCGACGCGTTCCGTGAGATCGATTTGCGCATCGCGGACATCGTGGCGGCGGAACCGGTGCCCGGAACGGACCGGCTGCTCAGGCTGCAGCTGCGCATCGGCGCGGAGGAACGGCAGATCGTGTCCGGGATTGCCCCCGGGTATACGCCGGAGAAACTGGTCGGCCGGCAGATCGTGGTGGTGGCGAACCTGGAGCCCGCAACTATCCGCGGCGTGGAATCCAGGGGCATGCTGCTCGCGGCCGAAGACGACGACGGCGCCCCAATCCTCCTCGGTCCGGACGTCCGCGTCCAATCCGGTTCATCGGTTACCTGA